A single Camarhynchus parvulus chromosome 5, STF_HiC, whole genome shotgun sequence DNA region contains:
- the CHKA gene encoding choline kinase alpha isoform X1 has protein sequence MKTKFCNGDADPSPLGLLLGRGSAATGQPPSPLAHPDPEGKDPTVAGRGVGVATPPPALPPPLEEESPPLDSRTRRRAYLWCKEFLPGAWRGLREEQLRISPIRGGLSNMLFQCSLPDTIETVADEPRTVLLRLYGAILQMRSCNKGESVQSQKENDLQGAEAMVLESVMFAILAERALGPKLYGIFPQGRLEEFIPSRKLSTEELSLPDISAEIAEKMARFHGMKMPFNKEPKWLFGTMEKYLNQVLRIKFTRESQTRKLNKLLGYNLPQEMQNLRAMLEATSSPVVFCHNDCQEGNILLLEGRESSENQKLMLIDFEYSSYNYRGFDIGNHFCEWMYDYSYEKYPFFKASFLKYPSKKQQLHFLSSYLSAFHDGFENLSDEEKSELEEEVLVEVNRFALASHFFWGLWSIIQAKISSIEFGYLEYALSRFDAYFDQKRKLKV, from the exons ATGAAAACCAAGTTCTGTAACGGCGACGCCGACCCGTCCCCGCTCGGGCTCCTCCTTGGCCGAGGGTCCGCCGCGACCGGGCAGCCGCCCTCACCGCTGGCTCACCCGGACCCCGAGGGGAAGGACCCCACCGTGGCGGGCAGAGGCGTTGGTGTCGCGACCCCGCCCCCGGCGCTGCCTCCGCCGCTCGAGGAGGAGTCGCCGCCGCTCGACTCCCGGACGCGGCGCCGGGCGTATCTGTGGTGCAAGGAGTTCCTGCCGGGGGCCTGGCGGGGGTTGCGGGAGGAGCAGCTGCGCATCAGCCCCATCAG AGGTGGCCTCAGCAACATGCTGTTTCAGTGCTCGCTGCCTGACACCATTGAGACAGTTGCAGATGAGCCCCGGACAGTTCTCCTGCGTTTGTACGGTGCAATCCTGCAGATG AGGTCCTGTAATAAGGGGGAGTCTGTACAGtctcagaaggaaaatgacTTGCAA GGAGCAGAGGCCATGGTTCTGGAAAGTGTTATGTTTGCCATTCTTGCAGAGAGAGCGCTTGGCCCAAAGCTCTATGGAATCTTCCCACAAGGGCGACTGGAGGAATTCATTCCC AGCAGGAAACTGAGCACTGAAGAACTAAGCTTACCTGACATATCTGCTGAAATAGCTGAGAAGATGGCCAGATTTCATGGCATGAAAATGCCATTTAATAAGGAACCTAAGTGGCTTTTTGGAACAATGGAAAA GTATCTAAATCAAGTGCTGAGAATTAAATTCACCAGAGAATCCCAAACCAGAAAACTGAACAAACTTCTCGGTTACAATCTCCCCCAGGAAATGCAAAATCTAAG AGCTATGCTTGAAGCTACTTCTTCACCAGTTGTATTTTGCCACAATGATTGTCAAGAGG GTAATATCTTACTTCTGGAAGGCAGAGAGAGTTCAGAAAACCAAAAGCTGATGCTCATTGACTTTGAATACAGCAGCTATAATTACCG agGATTTGACATTGGAAATCACTTCTGTGAATGGATGTATGATTATTCATATGAGAAGTACCCATTCTTCAAAGCCAGCTTTCTTAAATATCCTTCGAAGAAACAGCAG CTTCATTTCCTCTCCAGTTACCTGTCTGCATTCCATGATGGCTTTGAAAATCTGAGCGATGAAGAGAAGTCTGAACTAGAAGAAGAAGTGTTGGTAGAAGTTAACAG GTTTGCCCTTGCATCACATTTCTTCTGGGGTCTGTGGTCTATTATACAAGCAAAGATCTCATCCATTGAGTTTGGATACCTG GAATATGCGTTATCCAGATTTGATGCCTACTTTGATCAGAAGAGGAAGCTGAAGGTGTGA
- the CHKA gene encoding choline kinase alpha isoform X3 produces MLFQCSLPDTIETVADEPRTVLLRLYGAILQMRSCNKGESVQSQKENDLQGAEAMVLESVMFAILAERALGPKLYGIFPQGRLEEFIPSRKLSTEELSLPDISAEIAEKMARFHGMKMPFNKEPKWLFGTMEKYLNQVLRIKFTRESQTRKLNKLLGYNLPQEMQNLRAMLEATSSPVVFCHNDCQEGNILLLEGRESSENQKLMLIDFEYSSYNYRGFDIGNHFCEWMYDYSYEKYPFFKASFLKYPSKKQQLHFLSSYLSAFHDGFENLSDEEKSELEEEVLVEVNRFALASHFFWGLWSIIQAKISSIEFGYLEYALSRFDAYFDQKRKLKV; encoded by the exons ATGCTGTTTCAGTGCTCGCTGCCTGACACCATTGAGACAGTTGCAGATGAGCCCCGGACAGTTCTCCTGCGTTTGTACGGTGCAATCCTGCAGATG AGGTCCTGTAATAAGGGGGAGTCTGTACAGtctcagaaggaaaatgacTTGCAA GGAGCAGAGGCCATGGTTCTGGAAAGTGTTATGTTTGCCATTCTTGCAGAGAGAGCGCTTGGCCCAAAGCTCTATGGAATCTTCCCACAAGGGCGACTGGAGGAATTCATTCCC AGCAGGAAACTGAGCACTGAAGAACTAAGCTTACCTGACATATCTGCTGAAATAGCTGAGAAGATGGCCAGATTTCATGGCATGAAAATGCCATTTAATAAGGAACCTAAGTGGCTTTTTGGAACAATGGAAAA GTATCTAAATCAAGTGCTGAGAATTAAATTCACCAGAGAATCCCAAACCAGAAAACTGAACAAACTTCTCGGTTACAATCTCCCCCAGGAAATGCAAAATCTAAG AGCTATGCTTGAAGCTACTTCTTCACCAGTTGTATTTTGCCACAATGATTGTCAAGAGG GTAATATCTTACTTCTGGAAGGCAGAGAGAGTTCAGAAAACCAAAAGCTGATGCTCATTGACTTTGAATACAGCAGCTATAATTACCG agGATTTGACATTGGAAATCACTTCTGTGAATGGATGTATGATTATTCATATGAGAAGTACCCATTCTTCAAAGCCAGCTTTCTTAAATATCCTTCGAAGAAACAGCAG CTTCATTTCCTCTCCAGTTACCTGTCTGCATTCCATGATGGCTTTGAAAATCTGAGCGATGAAGAGAAGTCTGAACTAGAAGAAGAAGTGTTGGTAGAAGTTAACAG GTTTGCCCTTGCATCACATTTCTTCTGGGGTCTGTGGTCTATTATACAAGCAAAGATCTCATCCATTGAGTTTGGATACCTG GAATATGCGTTATCCAGATTTGATGCCTACTTTGATCAGAAGAGGAAGCTGAAGGTGTGA
- the CHKA gene encoding choline kinase alpha isoform X2, producing the protein MKTKFCNGDADPSPLGLLLGRGSAATGQPPSPLAHPDPEGKDPTVAGRGVGVATPPPALPPPLEEESPPLDSRTRRRAYLWCKEFLPGAWRGLREEQLRISPIRGGLSNMLFQCSLPDTIETVADEPRTVLLRLYGAILQMGAEAMVLESVMFAILAERALGPKLYGIFPQGRLEEFIPSRKLSTEELSLPDISAEIAEKMARFHGMKMPFNKEPKWLFGTMEKYLNQVLRIKFTRESQTRKLNKLLGYNLPQEMQNLRAMLEATSSPVVFCHNDCQEGNILLLEGRESSENQKLMLIDFEYSSYNYRGFDIGNHFCEWMYDYSYEKYPFFKASFLKYPSKKQQLHFLSSYLSAFHDGFENLSDEEKSELEEEVLVEVNRFALASHFFWGLWSIIQAKISSIEFGYLEYALSRFDAYFDQKRKLKV; encoded by the exons ATGAAAACCAAGTTCTGTAACGGCGACGCCGACCCGTCCCCGCTCGGGCTCCTCCTTGGCCGAGGGTCCGCCGCGACCGGGCAGCCGCCCTCACCGCTGGCTCACCCGGACCCCGAGGGGAAGGACCCCACCGTGGCGGGCAGAGGCGTTGGTGTCGCGACCCCGCCCCCGGCGCTGCCTCCGCCGCTCGAGGAGGAGTCGCCGCCGCTCGACTCCCGGACGCGGCGCCGGGCGTATCTGTGGTGCAAGGAGTTCCTGCCGGGGGCCTGGCGGGGGTTGCGGGAGGAGCAGCTGCGCATCAGCCCCATCAG AGGTGGCCTCAGCAACATGCTGTTTCAGTGCTCGCTGCCTGACACCATTGAGACAGTTGCAGATGAGCCCCGGACAGTTCTCCTGCGTTTGTACGGTGCAATCCTGCAGATG GGAGCAGAGGCCATGGTTCTGGAAAGTGTTATGTTTGCCATTCTTGCAGAGAGAGCGCTTGGCCCAAAGCTCTATGGAATCTTCCCACAAGGGCGACTGGAGGAATTCATTCCC AGCAGGAAACTGAGCACTGAAGAACTAAGCTTACCTGACATATCTGCTGAAATAGCTGAGAAGATGGCCAGATTTCATGGCATGAAAATGCCATTTAATAAGGAACCTAAGTGGCTTTTTGGAACAATGGAAAA GTATCTAAATCAAGTGCTGAGAATTAAATTCACCAGAGAATCCCAAACCAGAAAACTGAACAAACTTCTCGGTTACAATCTCCCCCAGGAAATGCAAAATCTAAG AGCTATGCTTGAAGCTACTTCTTCACCAGTTGTATTTTGCCACAATGATTGTCAAGAGG GTAATATCTTACTTCTGGAAGGCAGAGAGAGTTCAGAAAACCAAAAGCTGATGCTCATTGACTTTGAATACAGCAGCTATAATTACCG agGATTTGACATTGGAAATCACTTCTGTGAATGGATGTATGATTATTCATATGAGAAGTACCCATTCTTCAAAGCCAGCTTTCTTAAATATCCTTCGAAGAAACAGCAG CTTCATTTCCTCTCCAGTTACCTGTCTGCATTCCATGATGGCTTTGAAAATCTGAGCGATGAAGAGAAGTCTGAACTAGAAGAAGAAGTGTTGGTAGAAGTTAACAG GTTTGCCCTTGCATCACATTTCTTCTGGGGTCTGTGGTCTATTATACAAGCAAAGATCTCATCCATTGAGTTTGGATACCTG GAATATGCGTTATCCAGATTTGATGCCTACTTTGATCAGAAGAGGAAGCTGAAGGTGTGA